In the genome of Paenibacillus pabuli, one region contains:
- a CDS encoding tyrosine-protein phosphatase yields MSTSNSLLKQGPQVRAKYSDNNGITLTWNMAETMGAEAVYHSVSPEFMESGSTLLDIQINPAGAVFTRTLSPGRNYYHVKFTNGSVTTINDRMIYTDGVINFRDMGGYLTEDGRTTRWGMLLRSADLHELSEQDLQTAAALGIDWICDLRSDFEVASRPSPAIGHAINTNIPFMAEASPEEMQKIGHDLHAGYKAMILNTDKCALILNELLKEERDTSLFHCAAGKDRTGVVCALILLTLGVPRDVVIEDYELTNLAVDGLMQRFLAGGNKDYQKYMDQMPELKGSIPEMMKAAFIQAALEAIDENYGSFEQYLTEGLGISAEQRTTLQNKYLA; encoded by the coding sequence ATGTCAACATCTAATTCACTTTTGAAACAAGGCCCTCAGGTTCGGGCTAAGTACAGCGATAATAACGGAATTACGTTAACCTGGAATATGGCAGAGACCATGGGGGCGGAGGCAGTTTACCATTCTGTGAGTCCTGAATTTATGGAATCCGGCAGCACGCTGCTAGATATACAGATTAATCCGGCAGGAGCGGTATTTACGAGAACGCTATCTCCTGGCCGCAACTATTATCATGTGAAGTTCACGAATGGTTCGGTGACTACCATTAACGATCGCATGATCTACACGGATGGCGTAATTAATTTCCGGGATATGGGCGGTTATCTTACAGAAGATGGTCGTACGACCCGATGGGGCATGCTGCTGCGATCTGCTGATCTGCATGAGCTTAGTGAGCAGGACTTGCAAACGGCAGCCGCGCTCGGTATTGACTGGATTTGTGATCTGCGCAGCGATTTTGAAGTAGCCAGCCGTCCAAGCCCAGCCATTGGTCATGCGATCAATACGAACATCCCCTTTATGGCGGAAGCAAGTCCGGAGGAAATGCAAAAGATCGGACATGATCTGCATGCAGGCTACAAAGCCATGATTTTAAATACGGACAAATGTGCACTTATCCTAAATGAACTATTAAAAGAAGAGCGGGATACCTCCTTATTCCACTGTGCCGCTGGTAAAGACCGGACCGGAGTTGTATGTGCATTGATTCTTCTTACCTTGGGGGTTCCACGTGACGTGGTTATTGAAGACTATGAGCTGACGAATCTCGCGGTGGACGGACTCATGCAGCGTTTCCTCGCTGGTGGCAACAAGGATTATCAAAAATATATGGATCAAATGCCTGAACTAAAGGGATCAATTCCGGAAATGATGAAAGCAGCCTTTATACAAGCTGCACTCGAAGC
- the phnC gene encoding phosphonate ABC transporter ATP-binding protein yields the protein MTLLQVEGLSKVYPDGTKALDNLNLTINAGEFVVVIGPSGAGKSTLLRSLNRMIEPTNGKIQFKGSETMGIKGKKLRELRRHMGMIFQGYNLVTRVSVLNNVLHGRLGYMNPLKGALGLYSKADTEAAKVMLHRVGLHEQMYKRADELSGGQQQRVGIARALSQKPDLILADEPIASLDPASSETIMHYLYTICKEEGIACLCNLHQVDIAKKYATRIIGIHKGFKVFDGTPDELTEDMIRLIYNQTNPKVKETA from the coding sequence ATGACACTTTTACAGGTGGAAGGGTTGTCCAAAGTATATCCCGACGGAACAAAAGCCCTTGATAACTTGAACCTGACGATTAATGCCGGTGAGTTTGTTGTCGTCATTGGACCGAGCGGCGCCGGGAAGAGCACCTTGCTACGCAGCCTGAACAGAATGATCGAGCCGACAAACGGAAAGATTCAGTTTAAAGGCAGTGAAACCATGGGCATCAAGGGTAAAAAGCTCCGTGAACTCCGCCGTCATATGGGCATGATCTTTCAGGGATATAATCTGGTCACACGCGTGTCCGTTCTTAATAATGTGCTGCATGGGCGATTAGGCTACATGAATCCGCTCAAAGGGGCACTGGGCCTCTACTCAAAAGCAGATACAGAAGCAGCCAAGGTCATGCTTCACCGTGTGGGTTTACATGAGCAAATGTACAAGAGGGCAGATGAACTCAGTGGAGGTCAGCAGCAGAGAGTAGGCATTGCACGTGCACTTTCACAGAAGCCGGATTTGATACTGGCGGATGAACCCATAGCCAGTCTCGACCCTGCTTCCTCAGAAACGATCATGCATTATCTGTATACGATCTGCAAAGAGGAAGGCATTGCCTGTCTGTGCAATCTGCATCAGGTAGATATCGCGAAGAAATACGCAACCCGTATCATCGGCATTCATAAAGGGTTCAAGGTGTTTGATGGAACACCTGACGAACTGACGGAAGACATGATCCGGCTCATTTACAACCAGACCAATCCCAAAGTGAAGGAGACAGCCTGA
- the phnE gene encoding phosphonate ABC transporter, permease protein PhnE codes for MSMQMNEVKPSFTLHTSMPEPPKPKRNKLLVIGLPLIAVLFVFSLVQLQFDYSKIAQGFTKLGGYMGTMFPPDFSAWRHVLLAAVESLQVAILGSVLGIVAAFFLSFLAASNLTPHPFVAWIIRSAASLLRAIPTIVWALIFIVSVGLGPLPGVLAIAVSAAGMLVKVFAQSLEEIDKGVLEAMQSTGASWLQIVMQGILPTVKTAFIAWCVLQLEGGIAESTILGAVGAGGIGYEMTHAMKSYNFAAALFVGLVVFAMVFSVEFVANRYKMKLKTRQN; via the coding sequence ATGAGTATGCAAATGAACGAAGTGAAGCCATCTTTTACACTGCATACTTCCATGCCAGAGCCTCCCAAGCCGAAAAGGAACAAGCTGTTAGTCATCGGTCTGCCGCTTATTGCTGTGCTTTTTGTGTTCAGTCTCGTTCAGCTGCAGTTCGACTATTCCAAGATTGCCCAAGGCTTTACGAAACTCGGCGGTTACATGGGAACCATGTTTCCACCTGATTTCTCAGCCTGGCGTCATGTGCTGCTCGCTGCTGTGGAATCATTGCAAGTTGCCATTCTGGGATCGGTGCTCGGGATCGTCGCAGCATTCTTTCTCTCCTTTTTGGCCGCTAGCAATTTGACCCCTCATCCGTTCGTCGCTTGGATCATTCGAAGCGCTGCTTCCTTGCTTCGTGCGATTCCTACAATCGTGTGGGCCCTCATCTTTATCGTGTCTGTTGGTCTTGGACCGCTTCCCGGTGTGCTTGCGATTGCCGTCTCTGCGGCAGGTATGCTTGTCAAAGTATTTGCCCAGTCACTGGAGGAAATCGACAAGGGCGTACTCGAAGCGATGCAGTCTACGGGTGCCAGCTGGCTGCAGATTGTCATGCAGGGTATTCTGCCTACAGTGAAGACAGCCTTTATCGCCTGGTGTGTGCTGCAGCTGGAAGGCGGCATTGCCGAATCCACAATTCTTGGTGCGGTTGGCGCGGGAGGTATTGGATATGAGATGACTCATGCCATGAAATCCTATAACTTTGCGGCGGCTTTGTTTGTCGGATTGGTCGTTTTCGCCATGGTATTCAGCGTGGAGTTTGTGGCAAACCGATACAAAATGAAGCTTAAAACACGTCAGAACTAA
- a CDS encoding phosphate/phosphite/phosphonate ABC transporter substrate-binding protein — MKNSKRKGYQSLILSLVFMLVILSGCGASASSSSSEGGMPEVIRIGIMPSEEGEMNRSQEQLATDITEATGIPAEIFVAEDYNMVIEALRAGKIEIGLIGPFGYIIATERANAKLLVRSESDQQSNTVILVRSDSPYQSVQDLKGKDFLFADPASTSGNLYPRATLMKELGLSNKELDSFFGSVAFSGGHDKSLLALANGNADAIGTSSLMVPMMAESGLIKEEDFRVIAESDPIVGGAPLLYRQDLPEELVTQLRDLMVDYDMKNPKFLESVGAARFVEGNDSDFDPIREVAKALDMSPEELLKK; from the coding sequence GTGAAAAATAGTAAACGCAAAGGTTATCAAAGCTTGATCCTCTCGCTTGTATTTATGCTTGTCATCCTGTCTGGATGCGGGGCATCAGCAAGTTCAAGCTCCAGTGAAGGCGGAATGCCAGAAGTCATCCGAATCGGTATTATGCCAAGCGAAGAGGGAGAGATGAACCGTTCCCAGGAACAGCTGGCAACAGATATTACTGAAGCAACCGGCATTCCTGCTGAAATTTTTGTTGCTGAAGATTATAACATGGTTATCGAAGCCCTCCGCGCAGGCAAAATTGAAATTGGATTAATCGGACCATTTGGTTACATCATTGCAACGGAACGTGCCAATGCCAAACTGCTTGTCCGTTCTGAAAGTGATCAACAATCGAATACGGTCATCCTTGTTCGTAGTGACTCTCCTTATCAAAGTGTACAAGATCTGAAAGGAAAAGATTTTTTGTTTGCCGATCCGGCATCCACATCAGGTAATCTGTACCCACGTGCCACATTGATGAAAGAGTTGGGTCTTTCTAATAAGGAACTGGATTCCTTTTTCGGCAGTGTAGCGTTCTCTGGTGGACATGACAAATCACTGCTTGCACTGGCAAACGGCAATGCGGATGCGATTGGTACGTCAAGTCTCATGGTGCCGATGATGGCAGAATCAGGACTTATTAAAGAGGAAGATTTCCGCGTAATTGCCGAATCAGATCCGATCGTCGGCGGTGCTCCACTGCTTTATCGTCAAGACTTGCCAGAAGAGTTGGTTACACAGCTGCGTGATCTTATGGTGGATTACGATATGAAAAACCCTAAATTCCTCGAAAGTGTAGGGGCAGCCCGTTTTGTAGAAGGCAATGACAGTGATTTTGATCCCATCCGGGAAGTCGCCAAAGCACTGGATATGTCCCCAGAAGAACTGCTGAAGAAGTAG
- the phnE gene encoding phosphonate ABC transporter, permease protein PhnE, producing MNAAQLQSARKMKRTQTILFFIVLLALIIWSSIGAEFSLGALFAGVGESFRFIIFDFLPPDLSSLSQLIEPALQTLYMSVVAMVIGSIAAGMLSFLAAATTSPHPYLQVFVRAATSLFRNIPVIIWTILLVAAFGLGAVVGTMSLILISIGMLTRSFAEVLEEIDMGQVEAVRATGGSYFQVLSQAVFPQFLPGFIGWSLYNFEINVRASTIVGMVGGGGLGFILQSKLKLFQYQEASMAVLLVLVIVLVVETITNRVRERII from the coding sequence ATGAATGCGGCTCAGTTGCAATCTGCCCGAAAAATGAAACGCACCCAGACGATATTGTTCTTTATCGTGCTGTTGGCTCTCATCATCTGGTCTTCCATCGGCGCAGAGTTTTCATTAGGAGCTTTGTTCGCAGGGGTAGGGGAGAGCTTCCGATTTATCATTTTTGATTTTCTTCCACCTGATCTTTCTTCGCTTTCCCAGCTCATTGAACCTGCACTGCAGACCCTTTATATGAGTGTGGTAGCGATGGTCATTGGGTCGATTGCAGCAGGGATGCTATCCTTTTTAGCCGCAGCAACAACAAGCCCGCACCCTTACCTTCAGGTATTTGTTCGTGCAGCTACATCGCTGTTTCGTAACATTCCGGTCATTATCTGGACGATACTGCTTGTTGCAGCGTTTGGACTGGGTGCTGTAGTCGGTACAATGTCGCTGATCCTGATCTCGATCGGTATGCTGACGCGTTCCTTTGCCGAGGTGCTTGAAGAGATTGACATGGGGCAGGTGGAAGCGGTTCGTGCTACCGGCGGAAGTTATTTTCAAGTGTTGTCCCAAGCCGTATTTCCACAATTCCTTCCCGGGTTTATCGGCTGGAGCTTATACAACTTCGAAATCAACGTACGCGCATCCACGATTGTAGGCATGGTTGGAGGCGGTGGCCTCGGCTTTATCCTGCAATCCAAACTGAAGTTGTTTCAGTATCAGGAAGCCAGCATGGCCGTGCTGCTTGTACTTGTTATCGTTCTTGTTGTGGAAACGATCACCAATCGTGTAAGGGAGCGAATCATATGA
- a CDS encoding MBL fold metallo-hydrolase, whose translation MLNQLSESIYYLSNQNDKERPTLGLVCGDKYSLVVDAGNSVQHARDFLHEIGKLNVPPVRYVVITHAHWDHFLGMNEYGAMIIMNSLTNQKMNDWRNYSYDDRSLQEYVDSKKMNKLCMGTIQHEIPDRDTFQLNLPDLIFEKSLHVDLGNKVCILETIRSTHTDDSTIVYIPDEKVIFLGDSAYNTTTNSLYHIKQDKLLPMIEDIQQYEAVHFLLGHESICDVEEMDTFWRELISANDAVKGTSLEEAIERFEAANDRTANDNELFFLQGFVNDQILQSKATE comes from the coding sequence ATGCTAAATCAATTAAGTGAATCCATCTATTATCTATCTAACCAAAATGATAAAGAAAGACCGACATTGGGGTTAGTTTGCGGTGATAAATACAGCCTCGTTGTTGACGCTGGAAATTCGGTTCAACATGCAAGGGATTTCTTACATGAGATAGGGAAGTTGAACGTTCCACCTGTTAGATATGTGGTCATCACTCATGCGCATTGGGATCATTTTTTAGGAATGAATGAATACGGAGCTATGATTATTATGAATAGTCTAACTAACCAAAAGATGAATGATTGGCGGAACTATTCTTACGATGACCGCTCTCTTCAGGAGTATGTGGATTCCAAGAAAATGAACAAACTGTGCATGGGAACGATACAACATGAAATACCGGACAGAGACACCTTTCAACTAAATTTGCCAGATCTCATTTTTGAAAAATCACTTCATGTGGATTTGGGAAATAAAGTGTGTATTCTGGAAACCATTCGAAGTACACATACGGATGATTCAACCATTGTATATATTCCGGATGAAAAGGTCATTTTTCTGGGCGATAGTGCTTACAACACAACTACAAATTCGCTATATCATATTAAGCAAGATAAGTTATTGCCTATGATTGAGGACATTCAGCAATATGAAGCCGTTCATTTCTTGCTTGGTCATGAGTCGATCTGTGACGTGGAGGAAATGGATACGTTTTGGAGAGAGCTCATCTCAGCCAATGATGCTGTGAAAGGTACATCCTTAGAAGAAGCGATCGAGCGATTTGAGGCAGCCAATGATCGAACAGCAAATGACAATGAGCTATTCTTCTTACAAGGATTCGTAAATGATCAGATATTACAATCAAAAGCAACGGAATAA
- a CDS encoding FusB/FusC family EF-G-binding protein, with the protein MSTPFIRNHQYNLIKRQAEFVRKTVQSAADRRVLETVRFSAATTIIDAFTDLTEDQQQMLEQISSLETTDDFQRYMKALEPYLELYPPITLKQIQKLFPKNKKMKMPDLTSIDFRYVTYLSWVDVATNKLFVVYPFEGQFIGIEGRITPTHKKGYCLFCNRHQELAFFTVKTKNALPDNYSAIGQYVCMDNQGCNHSITHTEALEKFILSVRK; encoded by the coding sequence ATGAGTACACCATTTATTAGAAACCACCAATATAATTTGATTAAAAGACAAGCGGAATTTGTTCGCAAAACCGTGCAATCCGCCGCGGATCGCAGAGTCCTGGAAACTGTAAGATTCAGTGCTGCAACAACCATCATTGATGCATTTACGGATCTGACAGAGGATCAGCAGCAAATGCTGGAGCAAATCTCGTCGCTGGAGACAACAGACGATTTTCAACGGTATATGAAAGCATTAGAACCATACCTGGAGTTGTATCCACCGATTACGTTGAAACAAATTCAGAAGTTATTTCCGAAGAACAAAAAGATGAAAATGCCTGATCTAACATCCATTGATTTTCGATATGTAACGTACCTGAGCTGGGTGGATGTTGCGACGAACAAATTATTCGTTGTATATCCGTTCGAAGGACAGTTTATAGGTATTGAGGGAAGAATAACGCCGACACACAAGAAGGGATACTGCCTATTTTGTAATCGGCATCAAGAGCTTGCATTCTTCACGGTCAAAACCAAGAACGCTTTACCGGATAATTATTCTGCGATTGGTCAATACGTATGCATGGATAACCAAGGATGTAATCACAGCATTACCCATACAGAAGCGCTGGAGAAGTTCATTCTCTCCGTTCGTAAATAA